The Synechococcus sp. CC9605 sequence AATCCGTCGTCACCACTGTTGTGACCGCAGCTGATGCAGCCGGTCGCTTCCCTTCCCAGAACGATCTTGAGGCTGTTCAGGGCAATATCCAGCGTGCAGCTGCACGTCTGGAAGCTGCCGAAAAGCTGGCCGCCGGTCTGGACAACGTCACCCGCGAAGCAGGTGATGCTTGCTTCAATAAGTACGCCTATCTGCGGCAACCCGGTGAAGCCGGTGATAGCCAAGTGAAGGTCGACAAGTGCTACCGCGACCTCGGTCACTACCTGCGCTTGATCAACTACTGCCTCATCGTGGGTGGTACTGGTCCTCTCGATGAGTGGGGTATTGCAGGCGCACGTGAGGTGTATCGCACCTTGGGTCTGCCCACCAACGCCTACATCGAAGCTCTGACTTACACTCGCGATCGTGCTTGCGCTCCTCGCGACATGAGCCCTCAGGCTCTTAACGAGTTCAAGAGCTATCTTGATTACGCTATCAACGCTCTGTCTTGATCAATCCAAGATCTAAGGGAAAGGGGGGAGCAGTAGCTCCCCCCTTTTTTTGTGTAAGCCAGATGGAAGACTACCGATCATCCATCACAGACAAGCTGAAATTCCATTAGATTCATCAAAGGTGTATTTTTTTGATGACAACGTTTGTTCTATCTCATAACTTGCAGGTTCAATCAGATCTCGTGCCTGCATTGAATTTTGAACTACTTGCCCAAAAACTTAAATCTCTTTCGAAAAAAATTTCTTCAACGGAAGTTCTTGGTCATCCTCATTGGAAATTATCTATATCATCTGATTTATCTCCGCAAGATATGGCTGTTGATTTAGTGCAGACTTGGTCTGAATGCCGTCGTCAACTCGGACACGACATGAACCACGTTGTCCTGGCACTTGGTGGAAGGAAAGATTCCCAAGCCTCTCCTGGAGCTCCACTCCAGGAGGGATATTGGGGTGTTGATTTGGTTGAAACGCCCGATGAAAGCACTTTTCTTCAAGCGATCAACTGGGAAGCTCTCAAAGCTGGACGACCCGAAGATGCGATCTTTGAAGTCTCTTCGAGAGCCTCATAGATCTTAATCAGGCTTGTTTCCGGCGATTCCTACGGCGGCTAGAGGTACTTCTACGTTTGTTGGCCTCTGGCTTGTCTGAGTCTGCTTTATCTTTCTTGTTAGGAGTGGTTTCTTTTTGGGGTGTTAATTTCTCTACTAGTTTCCGAACCTTGGATGTAGAAGATTGCTTTTTAGGTGCTGGTATCGAAGGCTGATCTGCTGCGCTCCAGCCAACAGATGTTATCGGTGTACTGCAATTTCTAAAGGATTTCATCCATTGCGCCATGAAACGGGTGTCAACACAAACTGTGTGGGAAGTTGAGGGCCTGCAGCCGTCCATCACACCAGTGGAAACATGGATCAAACGTCCTGGGAAAGGTCCCATATTTTTTGTAGTGGCTTAGAAGAATTTTGCCTCCGGTGTCGCCTGATGGCAAGCTTGCTATTACTTTCTTATCCCGACAGGCCTTATTGAATTACGCACCTCAAGTAGAATTGTCCGAATGTTGACCATTACCGATGACTGGTCTTTTCGATAATATTCATGCAGGCTTGGATCAACAGGGGGCAGTTGATATTTTATCTAAAGAAGTTGATAATATTGAGAGTGAGAGTGATTATTATATGGCTGTTTCTCATTTGATTAATTTTCCTGGCTCGATAACAAGCCAAGCGTTATTGGCTTTTCTAGATAAGTGCTCTGAAGATGTGCCAGTAGGTCTTGCACAACGAAAAGCTGTAGAAGTTCTTGCGCGATTAGGGGTTGCAGAGGCTACGCCAAAAATTGCTAGTTTTTTAGGAAGCTCTGATGTGTATATGGTTGAGAATGCTGCTTGGGCTTTGTCTCATTTGAATTGTCAAGATCCTGAAGTGCACCAACATATGATTGATTTGTTGGATGATGCTAGCCAGAATCAAAGAGTCTTAATTCAAAGTCTTTCAAAGCTTTCTGTTAAATCAGCAATTTCGACTATTTCTGTTCACACAGCTCATGAGAAGACGTCGGTTCGCGGTGCTGCTATCGCTGCCATGATTCATCTATCTGGAGATCAATCTCATCTGGCTGATCTTTCAGATCATTTGTATGGCTCTAATCAAATGGATCGCCAGTCGGCAGTGCAGGATGTGATCGATGCGAATGCTGTTGAGCTTTTGTCTGATTTGATGGAAGCACCCATATCGCCTGCATTTCGCATGCGAGCTGTGAGATCCCTCTTGAATAACCCGTCAAACAAACTCTCAGATAATGATTCACTATCAGCGGTAGATCAAGTTTTGCTTGATGATCCTCGTTTGATCACTGTCCTTCATCATTACGGTGATCCTTTGCCTACAGAGTTACTGATTGATGGCTTGTTTCATCCCGATTTTAGTCGTTGTTATCTTGCGATGCAGGCACTAATAAAACGTGATGCTCAAGAGATTTGGAGTGCTATCGAGAATTGCTGGCAAGATAAAGCCCAGAATGACTATGGCGCACATTATTTTTTGATGCGATTGTTTGGTCTTGTCGAAGGTTGGACAGACGAAGCACTGCTTGATATTCGCAAAATTCTCTCAGATGCTATTACAGATAAGCGTCCTCAATTTAGAAAATCACCCCCAGCTGCTTTGCTATCATTCGCTTTACTGTTCCCTGGCCAATGCGATTGTTTTCTGGATAAATGTTTGTCTTTAGAAAACAATCTTAGTTGGGGTATGCGTTATGCAGGCCTCCTCTTGATCCAATCTGATCAGACCGAGCATTTTCATCTTCGATATCAACGTCAGCTACAACAGCTTATTGAGTCTGATGGCGATAGATTGCTGCGACTAAAAGCACAGAGCATTCTGGATCGTGGTTGAGTACTAAGTGGTAATTCTTCATGCCCCATGACTTGAAATGCTAATATTGAACGATAGTGATTTAGGCTTTTAAATGAACTGGGATTCGAGCATTCCTTCAGTTGATGCTTTGTTTGAAGATCTAATGCATCCCAACCCTCGGATTCAAGAAGAAGCTTGTTTAATTCTTTCTGAGAACTATCGGGAAGAGGCGTTGCCAAGATTATTGGATCTCTTCTGTCATCATGATCCTAAGGTCTATAGAGCGGCTGTTAAAGGTGTTGGTTTTTTTGGGAGCTCTGCGTTTGATCCATTGATCGCACTTTATGCAACAACAGAGAATCAAACTGCAAGGCGTTGCTGCCCTAAGGCCTTTGTGCAGGTGTTCAAAAACTTCCCAGATCAGCCGTTTCCTGATTCAGTCATGGAAATGCTTGAGCAAGGCATAGATGATTCAGATATGGTTGTGGTGCAGGGTGCACTGATGTGTCTTGGTCAGATCGGTAAGCAACAATTTAAGTCTGAAGAGGCAATCAGAATTTTGACAAAGTCTCTCGGCAGCCAAAATGTTGCTTTAATCTTCAGTGCATCTCAGGCTCTTGCCGATATTCCCAATCCTTTGGCAGAAGACGCTTTACGTGCACTGCAGAACAACAATGCCGATCCCTTGATTCAGGAGGCTGCACAGTCTGCATTGGCACGACTTCAGAATCTGCTCAACTCAAAGAGTTAGATTGTTTTTTTATCGAGCTACAGTTTCCACTCCTTTGTAGTAACCACCAGCCCGGAAATCAAAACGCTCTACTTTGTCGTCTTTTGCACAAGTCGTCTGTGAATAGTGCAGAAGAGTACTAAATCCTTCTGGCACCATCTTGGGACACAGCCTCCCAACATCATTGGCAAATGGGCAGAAGTACACACCCGCCCATCGATTAAGAAAACGCCCCTTTATTTCATCAGAAAAGATAAATCCATGTTGATCAGCGAGCTTGAGGATCTCCTCGGGCTCAGCCTCACGAAATAAGGACCTAAAGGTGGTGTCTTCTTCGAGCACACCAAGAAAACGGATGAACTCAGCTCTTGACATCTGCCTGTTGTATAGACCGCCTCTTCAACTATATCGCTAACTTCACCGTTAAAGCGACAACGAGCTGAAACTTATTGATTGTTTAGTTAGACGAGCCTTTTGGGAGCGGTTTAACTGGTTTTCGCCGATAAAATATTAATTGCGACTCTGAGAACGGCTTTTACGTCTGTATCAATTTCATTTTGTTCTGCAATCTTTAGCTGATTAATGGCTCCTAGTGCGTCTAGCTTCATCAAGGATAATGCAGTATTTTTCCGAACTTGTGTGTCTTCGTCGCTTAGTTTGTTCAGCAGCAATGTTTCTACGTCTTCCGCATCGCATGACTTACCGATGAGAGTTACCGCCTCTGCTCTTACGTCCGCTGAGACATCCTCGAGCGCTTGGAATACTCTATTTTTTGCTCTTAAATCGTCACTCTTTTGGATTTGATCTCCCAACGCTGAAATTGCGGCGACTCGAACTTCAGCCACGTCTGAATCTGCAGCTTTCAGCAACGCTTCTGGTGCCTTAGATCCGATGAAACTCAGTGCGAGATTGATTAATCCAACCTGAAATGGTGTGCAGTCTGGATTTTTTAGGATTCCAAGCAACGAATCCATGGCGTCTGGTCCAATCGTGGCCATCGCTCCAGCAGATGAACCGAGAACAACTGGGTCATCATCTTCTAAAAAGGCTTCAAGCAGATAAGGCAACGCCTCCTTGTTGCCAATCAAATTGAGTGTCTTAGCTGATGCTCGTCTTACGATTACATTTTGGTGTTGGCGAAGTGCTTTACAAAGAATGGGTAGAGCTTCATCCCCAACCGCCCCTAGACTTTTTGCAAAGGTGAGTCGTAAAGCGCCTCTCGCGTCCCCAAGTCCGGCGACCATGCGTTTGAGAGATTCGGCATCAGATCTTGGGATCTCACCTTCGCTTAATTTTCCACTGAGCTCGTCAGCGAGCTGGAGCGCTTCTTCTGCCGTGAGCTGGCTGTCGCTGATTGATGAAATATTGGTGAGATCCTGGAGCATCTTGCACGTTCCTCTTTGCTGTGCAGCAATCTAAGCGACGCTGATCAGGCTCATGCCATTCATTGTTGTGTTGAATTAGAAAGCCCCCTTCCTGGGAAGAGGGCAAGAGTTATGGCATAAATTGCCTGAATTTACCTCAGGCAAACGGTTTAACTCCGAACGGTCGGAACGGAACAGCTCCTGTCCTTTTGGGAGGCTGTTGTGCACCATACTTTTGTTGGGGCAGAGTTGGTGCGCCCTTAAAGATCGGCTTCATCATGCTGATCGATGCCGCAGCCAGCTGTGTGTTGGTGCGACTGCGACTTCCTTGTGCATTGTCGCTGACGGCAACCTTTGTGCCAGCAAGCTCTCTCATCATGTTGAAGGAGCTGGTCATCATTCCCGCGTAGGAATCTCCCGCCCGCATATAGGGAACGATGTCCGATCCAAAAACCTCTGCATATTCTGCGCAATCTGTGAGGCTATCGATCAGAGCATCAAAACCCTCTTCTGCTTGAAGCTTGATACTGTTTTGAACTTCTTCTTGATTGAGAGGTGCTCTCCCTAAGAGGTGTTTGAAATTAAGCTCGATCCCACGTTGTGGGGCAACACTGTGGAAGTAATTATCCTTATAGAAAGGAGATTTTGCCAACCCGTTGACAAAGTCGCGGACCGTAATTTCCCCGTTCATCAAGCGTGCTTCAAGGGAGGTGTACCGCTCGTTTTCAGTGGGAGGCAGGTTTCCGTAGACCTGTCTATACGCGTCATTAATGGTTCTTTCCAAAGCCCAGGAATCACTGGGGTGATATTCATCAAAAACTGCACCGAAGGGACATTCGCTGTGCAGTCTTGGGCCAATTCCGAGCCCCATCTGAGAACAAGTGTTGCGCTTAAATTCAGCGATTGATCCAGCTACTGTCCGATGAACAGTGTTTTTGCCAGCTTTGCTTGGCATGGCGTACGAGGCTGGCTTGGTGCGACTCGCCGAAGCCATTCCAGCGGGGCTGGTTTGTGTGCTTAACATAAGTGTGGTGAGGGGAGGTAATTTGTGGTGACTCTTCCCAACATGCTTTAAAACAACTCTTTGAGTCGTTGTTAGTAAGCTTTGCCGAGAATATTTCAGCGAAATTGAGTATTGATGCGAATCGATGCTCATAATTCGCTAATTGCCACCGTGAGTAAACATTGCGTCTATGACTGTGGCAAAATTGCTTGTTAATTAGCCACAGGTTTTCTGGATCACTCCAGAATTGTTTGCTCTTAATTGTCAAGAATTTGTGTTTTTTGATTTTGAAAACAAAAAGGGGTGGGCTTTTGGCCCACCCCTTGGTTAGATCAAAAAATCACACAGCTTGACTGTGATCAGCCGAGGGAGTTGATCACGTAGTCGAGCAGCTGGTTGTAAGCGGTCAGAGCCTGAGCGCTCATGTCGCGAGGGGCGCAACCGCGGGAACGCAGGTGGGAGAAACCAGCCACGTAGGTGCCAGCGTCGATGCTGAGGGCCTTGTACACCTCTTTCTGACCGTTGATGGCCAATTCATCCAGAGGGCCGGTGCCGCCGGTGACCAGGCAGTAGTTGATCAGACGCAGGTAGTGAACGAAGTCACGCTTGCACTTCTCTTTGCCTTCGGTGGCGCACTTACGGGGCTGACGGCCGGTGGCACCGTTGGGGTACTGGGCGTAGACAGCATCAACAGCTTCCTGGGCAACTTGGTCGTAGTTGCTGGCCAGCTTCTCAGCGGCTTCCAAACGAGCAGAGGCGCGTTGGATGGAGCCCTGGACGGACTCCATGTCGGAGGCGGTGGGGAAGCGGGATGCGCTGTCGGCTGCGCCGACGACGGTGGTGATAACGGACTTCATAATTCAGAAGAAGGGTGTTCAGGTGTGCAGAAAATCGATACCTGGCTCAGCTGATGGCGCTGATCACCATGTCGAAGTAGCTAGCAGCTTCACCAGACAGGCTGGCGCAATCGCCAGAGGTCAGAGCCATCTTCTTGGGCTGGCTGTTGGTGTTGGTGATCAGGGCGCTAGCAGCGGCCTTCATGATGGCAACAGCACGTGCGGCGGAACCGGTGGGAACGCCCAGAGCGGCATAGGTCTCGCGGAGACCGTTCAGGCAGCGGTCCTGCAGCACGGAAGCGTCACCGGCGAGCAGCGCGTAGGAGACGTAACGCAGAACGATCTCGCCATCACGCAGGCAAGCAGCCATCTTGCGGTTGGTGTACACACCACCGTTGGGGGCGGTCAGGCCGGTGTTCTCGCAGCAGATGCCGGCGACGGCGTCAGACACGATGCAGCTGGCGTTGGAGGTGATGGCGTTCACAGCGTCCAGGCGCTTGTTGCCATCAGCAATGAAGGACTTCAGGGAAGCCAGTTCGCCGCCACCAATAAAGGAGCCGCTGGAATCGGCCGAGACAGCAGCCCGGGAGAATGCGTCGAGCATGGGGGTTGTGGAATACGTTGTTTGGGGAGATGCATTCCGCATCACGAATGACACTACCCCTGCTTCCCAGGCCGTCTTCCTGAAGGAGGACGTCAGGACACACAAGTTGACAAAGGCGAAATCAGTAAGGGTGTGTCGTCAACCAACGTCCGCTAGTTCACCTTATTTACTGCTCGTCTTTTTATGACAACTGTTTAAGGACGCGTTGGCAGGTCCATTTCAGTGGTAGCCAGAAGGCACTGGCTGAAAGCTCCTCCAGGAGCGGCTTTTGGTCCACAAGGCCCAAGCGGAGGCACCCCCATGCAGCAGCAATGCGGGATTTGGTGTATTGAGGAATTGTTTCGGCTAAGGCAAGCCTGATTAGATCACTTCGTTCTTCCAAACCCTGAAGACCGACGACGGAAGTCAGGTAATAGTGCGTAACGTAATCACTCCACAATTTTTCTTTGATTTCGTTAATTAAAATCATTCTCTCTGCTTTAGGCATGCCCATCAAGCTTGAGGCACCACCGTATTGGCGTGCTTCGTCGCGATGTTGAAGGTTGTTTTCGATCTCTGTAGGCTCAATATCACAAATCCACTCTTTCCTAAGTTTGAGTTGTTGAGGGTTGTCTTGTAAGAGTTGTGTTATCAGCTCTGCATATTTTTCCGGTACCTGGCATTTCTTATCAGGATCCACCAACTGAAATGCACTCCTAGCTCGCAAAGACATAGACACGGGAGCTGTGACAAGAGCTTCTAGCCTTGTAACGTCACCTGCATCGCCCAGATCAATTACGGCAGAGCGCCTGCGTCCGGCGATTGGGTCAACAAGTTGTGGGATCAGGACTTCAAGCCCATTTGGTTGTTGGGCAACTTTCGACATGTATGCCCTCGCTGCACCCGCAACCAAGGGATTGGAATCATTCTGGAGGGGGCTGATGCTGTTAATGACTCCGGGGACCCCTAAACGACAAAATGCCTGTATGACAGCCCGCTTTTGAATATCCTCGCCCTCAAGGGCTTCAAGTAATTTTCTATGATCTGCTTCTGTTAAAGGTGCGTCGATTTTTGTAATCGCTTCTACAGAATTAATTACTGCAGCTTCATCGCTGCATTTTAAGGCCTTAAATAAAGAGGGTAGTGCTTTTGGACTTTTTCGTCTGCCAAGGGCGTCGATCGCCTTGCGTCGCGTGATTCGATTAAAAAGATGCTCTGGATCCAGCTCTGCAGCCTGAATCAGCACATCGAGTGATTCTTCGCTGTTACTTGCCCCAAGCCTTGTGGCTGCCATGTATTTGTCAACGGGCCTCTCGAGTGAGTCTGGATCAGCCAAAATCACCGCCATGGCCCGCTCTTCCGTCAAGCCTTCAACTAAGTTGTCGAATCGCTCGGCCATGTTTAAAGAGTCATCAATGAAAAACCTGGATTTTCTGTCAGCTGGTGTTGAGCTGCAGTTTTAGAGCAGCTGACCTGATTCTGATGAATCGTAGTGACGTTGAAATTCCATCTTCTCTTTGACCATAGCATTCAGCTCTTAGTCTCAGTGATGATTTATGACTGGTTGATTGTCTTCTTTAATCTGCCCTGTCCCTTCATGAATTAGGTCCTCGTCATCTGTTATCGTAAATAGAAGGATTTTTGTATCATGCCAGTCTCTCCCGAGCTCGAGCAGGCTCTTCCTCGGTTTGTTGAAGCTGTCCAGAAATCAACAGATGTCCAAGATCAATTGAACTTGGTTGTTGATTTGGAGCAATTAAAAGCAATCGTTAATGATGTTGAGCCTTCATTGACGGGTTCGGCATTGATTCCCTATGAACAAGCGACGAGCCCTCCAAAAATTACCATTGATTCAGGTGTTTTAGAAAAAAATATTCCATGGCGGCTATTGCGATGCCCGGGTGGGCCCTTGGTTTTGCAGATGATTTGTGAGAAGGTAAATTTTGCGCTTTGGATCGAAAGCTGCTGACGATGTCCGATTCAGTTATTGCTGATTTTGTGCAGATGGTTATTTACGACCATTCTGTTGCAACTGGATTGAAGTCTTGCCAGTCAGATCAAGATATCGTGGATTTTGCGGCCTCCCGTGATTACTTATTTTCAATCACAGCTTGGCTGCAGTATGTTGAATCAGATTCGGCTGGCTTATCTGACTCTGAAGCCATGGCAATCCAAGCTATTGCGACCGATCATTGGTCGTGGGCATTCCGTCAGATTGCTCCGTGGAGAGCCATGTTGATGGATGGTGCCTAGTTTGACGGCCTGCTGGTAGAAGTTTCGTTTAAGATTGCTTTTGTGATTTCGATGGCTTCTGATGACCGGTTCAGCTCTTAGTGCAAGTCAAGATCAAGTCTTAGAGGCTTTTATTGCTTTAGTTCGACAAAATTCAGATCTAAAAGCTCAGATCAAGGCTGCCCTTAATCAGGACCAAGTTATTGAAATAGCTGCTGCTAATGGTTTTGATATTGATTCCTCCGCTATTTTGAGAAAATGGAGTAAACACACTGATTTTACTCAAGACACCTGGATGGGCTGGTTCGAAGAATGAGTACTCACTCAAGAATTGATTTCTGAATATCTTGTTGTTTTACTGCCTTTTTTGGCCCAATAAGTGACAATATCTTCTCCTCCTGGTCTGGGTACACTTGCTGTGGCTTGCAGTATTTTGAACGATCGTCTTGGTCCCATCGGCCAATTTCCAATTGCCTTGACTGTTCTTATTCTCCCCCCAATTGCTTGAACAGAAGCCTCAAACTTATCAAGTTGAGTTTGATCAACTGTTTCGAATATAAAGTCTGTGCCAACACATATTAGATGTTGTGAGCGTATCCAAGACTTCATTTGTTTTTTGACATCTTCCATTCTAGGTTTTCGAATTCAGCCACTCTTCATTGATTTCCGCGGAGAAGCTTTGGGTTCTTTTAAATCTGAGAAGTCCGTGTTCAGAGCCCCAAATTTGTTCGTCAGTGTTTGGATCAAAGCCTCGATCGCGACTAATCCAGTTTTCTTGGTCTACCTCAACTTCGCTTACAAGATAAGTTAGTTTTCCGTCTCGTGGAACCAAGCAGTTTTTTCCTGGTTCAACTTTTCCAATGTAATGTCCCTTTTCTTTGCGATGAAAGTGCATGGCACACCCACAGCGTTCCTTTAGTGTTGTGGAATTGATTGCATTCATGATTTGGGGATCCCGACCAGCTCCCGCTAATCTTCTGGGATTTGTGAATCCATAGTTCTCAACCACAAAAGTATCTTCATGCGTAGTTAATCGGTGAATGCCTTGCCGGTAGGGATCCCAAGGCGCATAGTCGTAACATTGTTCTGAATAAAACCCTGGCCCTTCGAAAATATGCCAGGGCAATGGTCGAAAAAAGATATTGATTCGAGCAAAATCCTTCGGGTCTTTTTGTGACTGTTCAATGTTGTCGTAGACGCCCGCAAGAGTTTTGGCGAACTCGGCAAGGGCTAAA is a genomic window containing:
- the cpeA gene encoding class 1 C-phycoerythrin subunit alpha → MKSVVTTVVTAADAAGRFPSQNDLEAVQGNIQRAAARLEAAEKLAAGLDNVTREAGDACFNKYAYLRQPGEAGDSQVKVDKCYRDLGHYLRLINYCLIVGGTGPLDEWGIAGAREVYRTLGLPTNAYIEALTYTRDRACAPRDMSPQALNEFKSYLDYAINALS
- a CDS encoding DUF2656 family protein, which encodes MTTFVLSHNLQVQSDLVPALNFELLAQKLKSLSKKISSTEVLGHPHWKLSISSDLSPQDMAVDLVQTWSECRRQLGHDMNHVVLALGGRKDSQASPGAPLQEGYWGVDLVETPDESTFLQAINWEALKAGRPEDAIFEVSSRAS
- a CDS encoding HEAT repeat domain-containing protein, which translates into the protein MTGLFDNIHAGLDQQGAVDILSKEVDNIESESDYYMAVSHLINFPGSITSQALLAFLDKCSEDVPVGLAQRKAVEVLARLGVAEATPKIASFLGSSDVYMVENAAWALSHLNCQDPEVHQHMIDLLDDASQNQRVLIQSLSKLSVKSAISTISVHTAHEKTSVRGAAIAAMIHLSGDQSHLADLSDHLYGSNQMDRQSAVQDVIDANAVELLSDLMEAPISPAFRMRAVRSLLNNPSNKLSDNDSLSAVDQVLLDDPRLITVLHHYGDPLPTELLIDGLFHPDFSRCYLAMQALIKRDAQEIWSAIENCWQDKAQNDYGAHYFLMRLFGLVEGWTDEALLDIRKILSDAITDKRPQFRKSPPAALLSFALLFPGQCDCFLDKCLSLENNLSWGMRYAGLLLIQSDQTEHFHLRYQRQLQQLIESDGDRLLRLKAQSILDRG
- a CDS encoding HEAT repeat domain-containing protein, translated to MNWDSSIPSVDALFEDLMHPNPRIQEEACLILSENYREEALPRLLDLFCHHDPKVYRAAVKGVGFFGSSAFDPLIALYATTENQTARRCCPKAFVQVFKNFPDQPFPDSVMEMLEQGIDDSDMVVVQGALMCLGQIGKQQFKSEEAIRILTKSLGSQNVALIFSASQALADIPNPLAEDALRALQNNNADPLIQEAAQSALARLQNLLNSKS
- a CDS encoding Nif11-like leader peptide family natural product precursor; the protein is MSRAEFIRFLGVLEEDTTFRSLFREAEPEEILKLADQHGFIFSDEIKGRFLNRWAGVYFCPFANDVGRLCPKMVPEGFSTLLHYSQTTCAKDDKVERFDFRAGGYYKGVETVAR
- a CDS encoding HEAT repeat domain-containing protein; translated protein: MLQDLTNISSISDSQLTAEEALQLADELSGKLSEGEIPRSDAESLKRMVAGLGDARGALRLTFAKSLGAVGDEALPILCKALRQHQNVIVRRASAKTLNLIGNKEALPYLLEAFLEDDDPVVLGSSAGAMATIGPDAMDSLLGILKNPDCTPFQVGLINLALSFIGSKAPEALLKAADSDVAEVRVAAISALGDQIQKSDDLRAKNRVFQALEDVSADVRAEAVTLIGKSCDAEDVETLLLNKLSDEDTQVRKNTALSLMKLDALGAINQLKIAEQNEIDTDVKAVLRVAINILSAKTS
- a CDS encoding phycobilisome rod-core linker polypeptide, which produces MLSTQTSPAGMASASRTKPASYAMPSKAGKNTVHRTVAGSIAEFKRNTCSQMGLGIGPRLHSECPFGAVFDEYHPSDSWALERTINDAYRQVYGNLPPTENERYTSLEARLMNGEITVRDFVNGLAKSPFYKDNYFHSVAPQRGIELNFKHLLGRAPLNQEEVQNSIKLQAEEGFDALIDSLTDCAEYAEVFGSDIVPYMRAGDSYAGMMTSSFNMMRELAGTKVAVSDNAQGSRSRTNTQLAAASISMMKPIFKGAPTLPQQKYGAQQPPKRTGAVPFRPFGVKPFA
- the mpeA gene encoding class 2 C-phycoerythrin subunit alpha, which encodes MKSVITTVVGAADSASRFPTASDMESVQGSIQRASARLEAAEKLASNYDQVAQEAVDAVYAQYPNGATGRQPRKCATEGKEKCKRDFVHYLRLINYCLVTGGTGPLDELAINGQKEVYKALSIDAGTYVAGFSHLRSRGCAPRDMSAQALTAYNQLLDYVINSLG
- a CDS encoding bleomycin hydrolase: MLDAFSRAAVSADSSGSFIGGGELASLKSFIADGNKRLDAVNAITSNASCIVSDAVAGICCENTGLTAPNGGVYTNRKMAACLRDGEIVLRYVSYALLAGDASVLQDRCLNGLRETYAALGVPTGSAARAVAIMKAAASALITNTNSQPKKMALTSGDCASLSGEAASYFDMVISAIS
- a CDS encoding HEAT repeat domain-containing protein is translated as MAERFDNLVEGLTEERAMAVILADPDSLERPVDKYMAATRLGASNSEESLDVLIQAAELDPEHLFNRITRRKAIDALGRRKSPKALPSLFKALKCSDEAAVINSVEAITKIDAPLTEADHRKLLEALEGEDIQKRAVIQAFCRLGVPGVINSISPLQNDSNPLVAGAARAYMSKVAQQPNGLEVLIPQLVDPIAGRRRSAVIDLGDAGDVTRLEALVTAPVSMSLRARSAFQLVDPDKKCQVPEKYAELITQLLQDNPQQLKLRKEWICDIEPTEIENNLQHRDEARQYGGASSLMGMPKAERMILINEIKEKLWSDYVTHYYLTSVVGLQGLEERSDLIRLALAETIPQYTKSRIAAAWGCLRLGLVDQKPLLEELSASAFWLPLKWTCQRVLKQLS
- a CDS encoding Nif11 family protein, which encodes MSDSVIADFVQMVIYDHSVATGLKSCQSDQDIVDFAASRDYLFSITAWLQYVESDSAGLSDSEAMAIQAIATDHWSWAFRQIAPWRAMLMDGA
- a CDS encoding Nif11-like leader peptide family natural product precursor, with product MTGSALSASQDQVLEAFIALVRQNSDLKAQIKAALNQDQVIEIAAANGFDIDSSAILRKWSKHTDFTQDTWMGWFEE
- a CDS encoding chromophore lyase CpcT/CpeT, which produces MDKNLALAEFAKTLAGVYDNIEQSQKDPKDFARINIFFRPLPWHIFEGPGFYSEQCYDYAPWDPYRQGIHRLTTHEDTFVVENYGFTNPRRLAGAGRDPQIMNAINSTTLKERCGCAMHFHRKEKGHYIGKVEPGKNCLVPRDGKLTYLVSEVEVDQENWISRDRGFDPNTDEQIWGSEHGLLRFKRTQSFSAEINEEWLNSKT